From the genome of Pseudomonas sp. FP453:
AATGTGCCGCAACGCCACCACCGAGCTCCTCACCTCATCGGCTTCGTAGAGGTACAGGACTTTCCCATCGCGATGCCAGATCAGGCCCTCCTGCATGGCCAGTAGCTCCAGGACCTGTTGCGGCGCATCAAAATCAAACAACCCACTGACGTGCAGGCGAGCGACTTTGCGGCTGAGCACAACCGACAAGCCCAGTGGCACCGAGAGCGCGGTAAAAAAACGCTGCAGGTTCTCCTCCTGCGCCCGGTAGGGCTCGCCCCTGGCTGCGCAGGTGCCCAGCGCTAACGCAGCGCACAACAACCAGCTGCACAGCCGGTGGCGGGTCATCCTTGCAGGGAAAGCACTCTTCACCTTGGTTATCTCGGCAGCCTGGCGTGACAAAGCGGCCATACTGAGAGCCAGCCAGTTTTCAATCTTGACGGAAAACTGACGGCACACCTCCCCCCTGCCCATGGCATGTGCATTGCTACATACACTCATCAGAGCGCGTGCCAACGAAGGCACGGGCCTACGGACAAAGGCGTCGTTACCCTGCAATGGCCTCTAGCGCCATCCGAGGGAACGACGCTTTTTTTTCAGAGAAAAGGCAGGTGTTGATGAACGAACCGGCAGATAACCACCTGAAAAGAGACCCACTGGCCTGGGTCAACGGCAGTGACGCGCCGGAGAAGAGCAGCCTCGACCTGGGCTTCATGGCCCTGAGTGATTGCGCCTCGCTGGTGGTTGCCGCCACCCAGGGCTTCGCCCAACCCTATGGCCTGACACTCAACCTCAAGCGCCAGGCGTCATGGGCCACCCTGCGCGACAAACTGGTCAGCGGCGAACTGGACGCCGCCCACAGCCTGTACGGCCTGATCTATGCCGTGCACCTGGGCATCGGCGGTGTAGCGCCCACCGACATGGCGGTGCTGATGGGGCTGAACCAGAACGGCCAGAGCATCAACCTGTCTCACCGCCTGCAACAGCAAGGCGTGGTCACTCCTGAGGCACTGGATCGCCATGTGCACCAAAGCCGCACAAAACTGACCTTCGCCCAGACGTTTCCCACCGGCACCCACGCCATGTGGCTGTATTACTGGCTGGCGAGCCAAGGCATCCACCCGCTGCAGGACGTCAACAGCGTGGTGGTGCCGCCGCCGCAAATGGTCGCGCACCTGCAAGCCGGGCGTATCGATGGTTTTTGTGTCGGCGAACCCTGGAGCGCCAGCGCGGTGCAACAAAACCAGGGCTTTACCTTGGCAACCACCCAGGCGATCTGGCCAGACCACCCGGAGAAAGTCCTCGGCTGTACCCAGGCGTTTGTCGAGCAATACCCCAACACCGCCCGCGTGTTGGTAATGGCCATCCTCGAAGCCAGCCGCTTCATCGAACAGAGCCAGGAAAACCGCCGCTCCACCGCCCAACTGCTCAGCGCCCGCGACTACCTCGACGCGCCGCTCGACTGCATCGAACCCCGCCTGCTCGGCACCTATGACGACGGCCTCGGCCACCAATGGCAAGACCCCCATGCCCTGCGTTTTTTTGCCGATGGCGCGGTGAACCTGCCGTATCTCTCGGACGGCATGTGGTTCATGACCCAATTCCGCCGCTGGGGCCTGTTGCGCGAAGACCCGGACTACCTCGGAGTTGCCCGCCAGGTGCAGCAATTGACGCTGTATCGCGAAGCCGCCAGCGCCGTTGGCGTCACCCCCATCGCCCAGGACATGCGCAGCAGCCAATTGATCGACGGCAAGCTCTGGGACGGTTCCAACCCCGCCGCCTATGCGCGCAGTTTCCGTCTGCACGCCATGACTGATCCTACCGGCCGCCAGGCCCAGCGCTGACAGGAAGACCGATATGCTGCGAATCCTGTTGATCAATGACACCCCGCGCAAAGTCGGGCGGCTCAAGGCTGCGCTGATCGAGGCCGGGTTCGAGGTGATCGATGAGTCCGGCCTGACCATCGACCTGCCCGGGCGCGTCGAAACGGTGCGCCCGGACGTGATCCTGATCGATACCGAGTCACCCGGGCGCGACGTGATGGAGCAAGTGGTGCTGGTCAGCCGCGACCAGCCCCGGCCCATCGTGATGTTTACCGACGAGCACGACCCGAATGTGATGCGCCAGGCGATCAAGTCCGGCGTCAGCGCCTATATCGTCGAAGGCATCCAGGCCCAGCGCCTGCAACCGATCCTCGACGTGGCCATGGCGCGCTTCGAGAGCGACCAGGCCCTGCGCGCCCAGTTGCAGGCCCGTGACCAACAGTTGGCCGAGCGCAAGCGCATCGAACTGGCCAAGGGCATGCTGATGAAAATGAAGGCCTGCAACGAGGAAGAGGCCTACACCCTGATGCGCCGCCAGGCCATGAGCCGCCAGCAGAAACTGATCCAGGTGGCGGAGCAGATTATCGCCATGAGCGAGTTGCTCGGCTGATCTGGCTCAGCTCTTGCTAAAGGATCCCTATAGGTAACCAACGGCGGTTGCCCCTCCACGACAAAGACGTCGCACATCCGGTTTGCCCCTCGCGAACCCGGTGGCGGCGTTTTTGCGTTTTGGCCCCAGCGTTTGGGGCCGGTGGGGCGGCCTTCGCCGGCAGCTCCATCACCAGGCCTTCTTATAAGACTCCCAACCGTTGAGGTGCGTGATGAAATCAAGCTTCTGGAAATCCGGGCACACCCCGACCCTGTTTGCCGCGTTCCTGTATTTCGATTTGAGCTTCATGGTCTGGTATTTGTTGGGCCCGCTGGCGATCCAGATTGCCGCCGACCTGCACCTGACCACACAACAACGCGGCCTGATGGTTGCGACGCCGATCCTCGCCGGCGCGGTGCTGCGCTTTTTGATGGGCATGCTGGCCGACAAGCTGTCGCCCAAGACAGCCGGCCTGATCGGCCAGGTGATCGTGATCGCGGCGTTGTTCGGCGCCTGGAAACTCGGGATTCACAGCTACGAACAAGCCTTGCTGCTGGGTGTGTTCCTTGGCATGGCTGGCGCGTCGTTTGCGGTCGCCTTGCCACTGGCGTCCCAGTGGTACCCCGCTGAACACCAGGGCAAAGCCATGGGCATCGCCGGTGCGGGCAACTCCGGCACCGTGTTTGCGGCGTTGCTGGCGCCAGTGCTGGCCGCCGCGTTTGGCTGGAGCAATGTGTTCGGTTTTGCCCTGATTCCCTTGATCCTGACCCTGATCGTCTTCGCCTGGCTCGCGCGCAACGCCCCGGAACGGCCAAAAGCCAAAGCCATGGCCGACTACTTCAAGGCCCTGGGCGACCGCGACAGTTGGTGGTTCATGTTTTTCTACAGCGTGACCTTCGGCGGTTTTATCGGCCTGGCCAGCGCCCTGCCCGGCTATTTCAACGACCAGTACGGCCTGAGCCCGGTGGCGGCCGGCTACTACACCGCCGCCTGTGTGTTCGGCGGCAGCCTCATGCGCCCATTGGGCGGCGCACTGGCCGATCGTTTCGGCGGGATTCGCACCCTGCTCGGCATGTACGGCGTGGCGGCGGTCTGCATTGCCGCAGTGGGCTTCAACCTGCCGAGTTCCTACGCGGCCCTGGCGCTTTTCGTCTGCACCATGCTCGGCCTCGGCGCAGGCAATGGCGCAGTGTTCCAATTGGTACCCCAACGTTTCCGCCGCGAAATCGGCGTGATGACCGGCTTGATCGGCATGGCCGGTGGTATCGGCGGCTTTGCCCTCGCGGCGGGCATGGGCGCGATCAAACAGAGCACCGGCAGCTATCAATTGGCCCTGTGGCTGTTCGCCAGCCTCGGCGTGCTGGCCTGGTTCGGCCTGCACGGCGTGAAACGTCGCTGGCGCACCACCTGGGGCTCGGCCGCCGTAACGGCCGCGCGCGTCTGATGAGCCTGCGACTGAGCATCGCCCACGCCAGCGCCATCGGCCCACGACCGGAAAACCAGGACGCGCTGCGGGTGGTCACGCCCGTGGCCGAACTGGCCGCGAGCAAAGGCTACCTGTGCGCGCTGGCCGACGGCGTGAGCCAATGCGCCGATGGCGGCCTGGCCGCCCGTTCGACCTTGCAGGCGCTGGCCCTCGACTACTACGCCACGCCGCAGACCTGGGGCGTGGCCCAGGCGCTGGAACGCTTGCTGCTCGCGCAGAATCGCTGGTTGCAAGCCAATGGCGGTGGCCAGCCGCTGCTGACCACCCTCAGCGCCCTGGTGTTTCGCGGCCAGCGCTTCACCCTGGCCCATGTTGGCGATTGCCGGGTGTATCGCTGGCTGGAGGGCGAGCTGCAACGCATCAGCGAAGACCATGTGTGGGAACAGCCGGGCATGCAGCATGTGCTCAAGCGCGCCCTCGGCCTGGATCAACACCTGGTGCTGGATTTTCTCGACGGCGAACTGCGTGAGGGCGAGTGCTTCCTGCTGGTCAGCGACGGTGTGTGGGCCACCTTGGGCGACAACAGCATCAGCACGATCCTGCGGGAGCAAAGCGACCTCGACCTGGCGGTCAACACCTTGGTCAACGCCGCGCACCTGGCCGGCAGCCAGGACAATGCCAGCGCCTTGCTGGTGCGGATCGACACACTCGGCGCCGCGACCCTCGGCGATGCCCTGGTGCAGTTGCAGCAGTGGCCGCTGCCGCCGCGATTAAAAGCCGGACAACACTTCGAAGGCTGGCAAGTGGAAAGCCTGCTGGCCCAGAGCCAACAGTCACTGTTGTACCGGGTGCGCGATGCCCAACAGCAACCTTGGCTGCTGAAGACCCTGCCGCTCAACCGTGACGACGACAACGATGCGGGCCAGGCCTTGCTGTCGGAGGAATGGTTTCTGCGCCGGGTCGCCGGGCGGGCATTTCCTGAAGTCCATGCCGCCAGCGCGCGTCAGCATTTGTACTATGTGATGCGTGAATATTCGGGGCAAACCCTGGCGCAGTTGTTCCAGCAACAAGGCCCATTGCCCCTGGCGCAATGGCAGTCCATCGCCGAGCGGTTGGTGCGGGCGGTGGGCCTGCTGCATCGGCGACAGATCCTGCACCGCGACATAAAACCGGAGAACCTGCTGCTGGGGGACGACGGCGAACTGCGTGTGCTGGATTTCGGCCTGGCCTACTGTCCGGGGCTCTCGGAAGACCGCGCCCACTTGCTGCCCGGCACCCCGAGCTTTATCGCCCCCGAGGCCTTCGGCGGTGAACTTCCTACGGCCCAGCAGGATTTATACAGCGTTGGCGTGACGCTGTATTACCTGCTGACCGGGCATTATCCCTACGGTGAGATCGAAGCCTTTCAACGGCCGCGCTTCACCCAGGCCGTCAGCGCCAGCCGCTACCGTCCCGACCTGCCCGAATGGCTACCCCTCTGCCTGGAACGGGCAGTGGCCGCTCACCCCACACAACGTTACGAAACGGCCGAGGAATGGCTGCGGGCCCTGGAGCAGGCCGACCGCCGCGAATTAAGCGTGCGCCCCAGGCCGCTGCTGGAGCGTGAACCGCTCAAGGTCTGGCAAACCCTGGCGGCCGTGTCTTTGCTGTTCAATCTGGTGCTGTTGTACTGGCTGTTGCACCACTAGAGGGCGAAACAAGCTCGCCGGATCCGGCGCAAACCCAATAAAAACAGGGGCAGGCCAACTTGGCACAAGCACTGCATTAGCTCCTTCAACAACACACATATAGCCGCCCCTTCAACGACGAAGGGCCGTGCTTCCCGACAGAACGGGACCAGGACAAAGGCGTCCTCGCTAGCTAGCTAGCGGGGGCGCCTTTTTTGTTTGCGCGTGATTTGTCGAGCCATTGCGGAGAACGACATGAAAAAACTCAAATTGGTGATGATCGGCAACGGCATGGCCGGGGTTCGCACCCTTGAAGAATTGCTCAAGCTGAGCAGCGACCTGTACGACATCACCGTGTTCGGCGCCGAGCCCTACACCAACTACAACCGTATCCTGCTGTCGCCGGTGCTGGCCGGTGAACAGACCTTTGAGGAGATCGTGCTCAACGACCTCAGCTGGTACCTGGATAACCACATCAAGCTGCTGCTCAACCGCAAAGTGGTGCAGATCGACCGCGTCAAACGCGTGGTGATCGCCGAAGACGGCAGCGAAGCCGAATACGATCGCCTGCTGATCGCCACCGGTTCCACGCCGTTTATCCTGCCGATCCCCGGCAACACCTTGCAGGGCGTGATCGGCTACCGCGACATCGCCGACACCCAGGTCATGATCGACACCGCCAAGACCCACAAGCATGCGGTGGTCATCGGCGGCGGGCTGCTCGGCCTGGAAGCCGCCAACGGCCTGATGCTGCGCGGCATGCACGTGACCGTGGTGCATATCGGCGAGTGGCTGCTGGAGCGGCAACTGGACAAGACCAGCGGCCAGTTGCTGCAAACCGAGCTGGAAAGCCGTGGCCTGGTGTTTCGCCTGTGTGAACAGACCCAGGCGCTGCATGACGCCGGCAATGGCCGCGTCGGCTCGGTGCAATTCAAGAACGGCGACATCATCCCCGCCGACCTGGTGGTGATGGCTGCCGGCATCCGGCCCAACACCGAACTCGCGGAAAAATCCGGCATCCCCTGCAACCGTGGGATTCTGGTCAACGACACCCTGCAAACCTACGACCCGCGCATCTATGCGATCGGCGAATGCGCCAGCCATCGCGGGATCGCCTACGGCTTGGTGGCGCCCCTGTTCGAACAGGCCAAGGTCTGCGCCAATCACCTGGCCCAGCTGGGTTTTGCCACCTACAAGGGCTCAGTGACCTCGACCAAGTTGAAGGTCACCGGTATCGACCTGTTCTCCGCCGGTGACTTCATGGGCGGCGAAGGCACCGAGACCATCACCCTCTCCGACCCGATTGGCGGCGTGTACAAGAAGCTGGTGATCAAGGACGACATCCTGGTCGGCGCCTGCCTGTACGGCGACACCGCCGACGGGGGGTGGTATTTCCGCCAGATCCGTGAGAACCACGCCATTGGCGAGATCCGCGACCACCTGATGTTCGGCGAAAACGCCCTGGGTAACGTAGGCCACCAGGGCCAGGACAAGGCCATGAGCATGGCCGACAACGCCGAGGTCTGCGGCTGCAACGGCGTGTGCAAGGGCACCATCGTCAAGGCGATCCAGGAACAGGGCCTGTTCAGTGTCGATGAAGTGAAAAAGCACACCAAGGCGGCCAGCTCTTGCGGCTCCTGCGTCGGCTTGGTGGAACAGATCCTGATCAACACCGTCGGCGGTGCGGCTGACGTCAAACCAAAAAGCGAAAAAGCCATCTGCGGTTGCAGCGACCTCAACCACGGGCAGATCCGCCAGGCCATCCGCGACCAGCACCTGCTGACCATCGCCGGCACCATGAGCTACCTCAACTGGCGCACGCCCAACGGCTGCGCCACCTGCCGCCCGGCGCTGAACTACTACCTGATTTCCACCTGGCCCGGCGAAGCCAAGGACGACCCGCAATCGCGCCTGATCAACGAACGGGCCCACGCCAATATTCAGAAAGACGGCACCTACTCCGTAGTCCCACGGATGTGGGGCGGTGTGACCAATCCCTCGGAGCTGCGCCGCATTGCCGACGTGGCCGACAAGTACAACGTGCCCATGGTCAAGGTCACCGGCGGTCAGCGCATCGACTTGCTGGGGATCAAGAAACAGGACTTGCCGGGCGTGTGGAAAGACCTCGACATGCCGTCTGGCCACGCCTACGGCAAATCCATCCGTACCGTGAAAACCTGCGTGGGCAGCGAATTCTGCCGTTTCGGCACGCAGAACTCCACGCAACTGGGCATCGAGCTGGAGCATGACCTGTTCAATATGTGGTCGCCCCACAAGGTCAAGCTGGCGGTATCCGGTTGCCCACGCAATTGCTCGGAAGCCGGAATCAAGGACGTAGGAATCATCGGCGTCGACTCCGGCTGGGAGATGTACATCGGCGGCAATGGCGGGATCAAGACCGAGGTCGCGGAGTTTTTCGTCAAGCTGAAGACTGCCGAAGAAGTACGCGAATACAACGGCGCCTTCCTACAGCTGTATCGCGAAGAAGCCTTCTACCTTGAGCGCACCGTGCA
Proteins encoded in this window:
- a CDS encoding bifunctional protein-serine/threonine kinase/phosphatase — encoded protein: MSLRLSIAHASAIGPRPENQDALRVVTPVAELAASKGYLCALADGVSQCADGGLAARSTLQALALDYYATPQTWGVAQALERLLLAQNRWLQANGGGQPLLTTLSALVFRGQRFTLAHVGDCRVYRWLEGELQRISEDHVWEQPGMQHVLKRALGLDQHLVLDFLDGELREGECFLLVSDGVWATLGDNSISTILREQSDLDLAVNTLVNAAHLAGSQDNASALLVRIDTLGAATLGDALVQLQQWPLPPRLKAGQHFEGWQVESLLAQSQQSLLYRVRDAQQQPWLLKTLPLNRDDDNDAGQALLSEEWFLRRVAGRAFPEVHAASARQHLYYVMREYSGQTLAQLFQQQGPLPLAQWQSIAERLVRAVGLLHRRQILHRDIKPENLLLGDDGELRVLDFGLAYCPGLSEDRAHLLPGTPSFIAPEAFGGELPTAQQDLYSVGVTLYYLLTGHYPYGEIEAFQRPRFTQAVSASRYRPDLPEWLPLCLERAVAAHPTQRYETAEEWLRALEQADRRELSVRPRPLLEREPLKVWQTLAAVSLLFNLVLLYWLLHH
- a CDS encoding NarK/NasA family nitrate transporter is translated as MKSSFWKSGHTPTLFAAFLYFDLSFMVWYLLGPLAIQIAADLHLTTQQRGLMVATPILAGAVLRFLMGMLADKLSPKTAGLIGQVIVIAALFGAWKLGIHSYEQALLLGVFLGMAGASFAVALPLASQWYPAEHQGKAMGIAGAGNSGTVFAALLAPVLAAAFGWSNVFGFALIPLILTLIVFAWLARNAPERPKAKAMADYFKALGDRDSWWFMFFYSVTFGGFIGLASALPGYFNDQYGLSPVAAGYYTAACVFGGSLMRPLGGALADRFGGIRTLLGMYGVAAVCIAAVGFNLPSSYAALALFVCTMLGLGAGNGAVFQLVPQRFRREIGVMTGLIGMAGGIGGFALAAGMGAIKQSTGSYQLALWLFASLGVLAWFGLHGVKRRWRTTWGSAAVTAARV
- a CDS encoding ANTAR domain-containing response regulator, whose product is MLRILLINDTPRKVGRLKAALIEAGFEVIDESGLTIDLPGRVETVRPDVILIDTESPGRDVMEQVVLVSRDQPRPIVMFTDEHDPNVMRQAIKSGVSAYIVEGIQAQRLQPILDVAMARFESDQALRAQLQARDQQLAERKRIELAKGMLMKMKACNEEEAYTLMRRQAMSRQQKLIQVAEQIIAMSELLG
- the nirB gene encoding nitrite reductase large subunit NirB, which encodes MKKLKLVMIGNGMAGVRTLEELLKLSSDLYDITVFGAEPYTNYNRILLSPVLAGEQTFEEIVLNDLSWYLDNHIKLLLNRKVVQIDRVKRVVIAEDGSEAEYDRLLIATGSTPFILPIPGNTLQGVIGYRDIADTQVMIDTAKTHKHAVVIGGGLLGLEAANGLMLRGMHVTVVHIGEWLLERQLDKTSGQLLQTELESRGLVFRLCEQTQALHDAGNGRVGSVQFKNGDIIPADLVVMAAGIRPNTELAEKSGIPCNRGILVNDTLQTYDPRIYAIGECASHRGIAYGLVAPLFEQAKVCANHLAQLGFATYKGSVTSTKLKVTGIDLFSAGDFMGGEGTETITLSDPIGGVYKKLVIKDDILVGACLYGDTADGGWYFRQIRENHAIGEIRDHLMFGENALGNVGHQGQDKAMSMADNAEVCGCNGVCKGTIVKAIQEQGLFSVDEVKKHTKAASSCGSCVGLVEQILINTVGGAADVKPKSEKAICGCSDLNHGQIRQAIRDQHLLTIAGTMSYLNWRTPNGCATCRPALNYYLISTWPGEAKDDPQSRLINERAHANIQKDGTYSVVPRMWGGVTNPSELRRIADVADKYNVPMVKVTGGQRIDLLGIKKQDLPGVWKDLDMPSGHAYGKSIRTVKTCVGSEFCRFGTQNSTQLGIELEHDLFNMWSPHKVKLAVSGCPRNCSEAGIKDVGIIGVDSGWEMYIGGNGGIKTEVAEFFVKLKTAEEVREYNGAFLQLYREEAFYLERTVHYLQRVGMEHIKKAVLEDPARRQALNERLQFSLSFEQDPWKERLEQPLLKKEFDVIPVQQLEVPA
- a CDS encoding CmpA/NrtA family ABC transporter substrate-binding protein, which produces MNEPADNHLKRDPLAWVNGSDAPEKSSLDLGFMALSDCASLVVAATQGFAQPYGLTLNLKRQASWATLRDKLVSGELDAAHSLYGLIYAVHLGIGGVAPTDMAVLMGLNQNGQSINLSHRLQQQGVVTPEALDRHVHQSRTKLTFAQTFPTGTHAMWLYYWLASQGIHPLQDVNSVVVPPPQMVAHLQAGRIDGFCVGEPWSASAVQQNQGFTLATTQAIWPDHPEKVLGCTQAFVEQYPNTARVLVMAILEASRFIEQSQENRRSTAQLLSARDYLDAPLDCIEPRLLGTYDDGLGHQWQDPHALRFFADGAVNLPYLSDGMWFMTQFRRWGLLREDPDYLGVARQVQQLTLYREAASAVGVTPIAQDMRSSQLIDGKLWDGSNPAAYARSFRLHAMTDPTGRQAQR